From one Anopheles cruzii chromosome 3, idAnoCruzAS_RS32_06, whole genome shotgun sequence genomic stretch:
- the LOC128272422 gene encoding aminopeptidase N-like yields the protein MRYIFLLSSCIVLLVQTVANEGDENYRLPNNTYPLRYNIELTTSIHNDSIGSDRFKFEGKVTIQLMTKDQIITNNITLNYRLIEIKHVKLWYMQAGWEHIILNDNYSFTLDQQREFLTIHSSLPLEGMYYLEIHYNGTLREDNAGFYRSSYTDDSGAIRWLAATQFSSTDARHAFPCYDEPGIRAPIALRIIHGTDYSVLSNGLPINQQQHSSQGMTITTFDDTPRMQSYLFAIVVSDFQGKSLPVYSRHMAFSRPISISTDSSDFILEASYKILNFLEQFLETDYILPKMYHVAIPDFSAGAMENYGLITYKEENFFYISGMSPMKQLKSIATVVGHEIGHHYFGNYVSPAWWSYLWMKEGFARFFEYHASHHVYPELEIGQTYTVDKTHNVFELDSLNSVRPMTHYVNTPSEIASIFDDIAYDKGGAVLRMFYHAFGEEAFRKALVNYLQANALQAAHPIQFAEAIQKALDDLSISSSDLPNAIDLLKSWTEQAGFPVLHVSRTSNCTIVISQKRYLLKNSNSLSNATWILPYSFSSAVDPSFETTIPDGWLTTTSKEIFPSKEQNWSCKDWIVFNKQQTGYYRINYDDDLWHMITKVLRETHTIIHNLNRAQLIDDALNNARSGRLSYEIPLQILPYLSEELNYVPWAAADRNMRLLNTLLSTSEAFSLWHRYCLEYIEPIYTRIGISTRPEESLLQRMTREIVVSWACKAGSQHCLNNMVSMFTAIVENVTADVDPDMRETILCNGLRNASDYAFDVVWERMQASKDQAYRSELIRALSCSQNEAVLMRFLHTTIEINRINYFTHERERVLSSVFSSGLIGMDISITFFEANMDEINYLYNKGNFGGRAISQAVKKMAKLIVNENMFLRLQILMEKLLKKEYLRNADLLQCLELASDNLEWIQTKGMEIQRWLEERYFIPTAPSTLYFSTAETTSITHVIENRTTISTVISANTSSASTIVTDTSIRSYVVTSDLSFSLTVSTEKDKNSDQNNVASVSNSILLIVCLGVINMFV from the exons ATGAGATACATATTTCTCTTAAGTTCCTGTATAGTGCTTTTAGTGCAGACAGTAGCCAACGAGGGTGATGAAAATTACCGCTTGCCGAATAACACTTATCCTTTGAGGTATAACATCGAACTAACCACTAGCATTCATAATGATTCCATCGGTTCGGATCGCTTCAAATTCGAAGGGAAAGTGACAATACAGTTGATGACCAAGGATCAGATAATAACGAATAACATCACATTGAACTACCGTCTTATAGAAATAAAACACGTTAAACTGTGGTATATGCAAGCTGGATGGGAACACATCATTTTAAATGATAATTATAGTTTTACGCTGGATCAACAGCGAGAGTTTTTGACAATACACTCTTCACTGCCACTTGAAGGAATGTATTATTTAGAAATACACTATAACGGCACATTACGCGAAGACAATGCCGGATTTTATCGATCATCATACACGGATGACAGTGGTGCAATCCGGTGGCTAGCTGCAACACAGTTTTCATCGACAGATGCGCGACACGCATTTCCTTGTTACGACGAACCCGGAATACGAGCTCCAATAGCATTGCGTATTATTCATGGCACTGATTATTCGGTACTTTCCAATGGTCTTCCAATcaatcaacagcagca CTCATCGCAAGGAATGACCATAACGACATTTGACGATACACCACGTATGCAGTCTTACCTATTTGCGATTGTCGTTAGTGACTTTCAAGGAAAGTCTCTACCGGTTTACTCCAGGCATATGGCATTTTCCCGCCCCATTAGCATTAGCACGGACTCATCAGATTTTATTTTAGAAGCCAGTTACAAAATACTTAACTTCTTGGAACAGTTTTTAGAAACCGACTACATTCTTCCTAAAATGTACCACGTAGCAATTCCCGATTTTTCAGCAGGTGCCATGGAAAACTACGGCCTG ATTACATATAaggaagaaaactttttctaTATCTCCGGAATGTCGCCTATGAAGCAGCTCAAAAGCATTGCTACTGTTGTTGGTCACGAAATCGGACACCATTACTTTGGAAATTATGTGTCACCAGCTTGGTGGAGCTATCTATGGATGAAAGAAGGATTTGCGAGATTTTTTGAGTACCATGCATCGCATCATGTATATCCAGAGTTGGAAATCGGCCAAACCTATACAGTGGATAAAACGCACAACGTGTTTGAACTGGATTCACTCAATTCAGTTCGTCCAATGACGCATTACGTTAATACACCTTCTGAAATCGCAAGCATATTCGACGATATTGCTTATGACAAGG GAGGTGCTGTTCTACGGATGTTTTATCACGCCTTCGGAGAAGAAGCATTCCGGAAAGCTCTTGTTAATTATCTACAAGCAAATGCGCTACAAGCGGCACATCCCATACAGTTTGCTGAAGCCATTCAGAAGGCGTTAGATGACCTATCAATATCGTCTAGTGATTTACCAAATGCAATCGACCTGCTCAAGTCGTGGACTGAACAAGCAGGGTTTCCAGTATTGCACGTCTCTCGAACCTCCAACTGCACTATTGTCATATCTCAGAAGAGATATTTACTAAAAAATAGCAACAGTTTGAGTAATGCAACATGGATTTTACCGTACAGTTTTTCATCGGCAGTCGATCCATCGTTTGAAACTACTATTCCTGATGGGTGGCTTACAACGACCTCAAAAGAGATTTTTCCAAGCAAGGAGCAAAACTGGTCTTGTAAAGATTGGATAGTTTTTAACAAGCAACAAACGGGATATTATCGAATCAACTACGACGATGATCTATGGCATATGATAACTAAAGTACTTCGTGAAACTCATACGATTATTCATAATTTGAACCGTGCCCAGCTTATAGATGATGCTTTGAATAATGCACGCTCTGGACGTTTGAGCTACGAGATTCCGTTGCAGATATTGCCATACTTATCAGAAGAATTGAATTATGTGCCGTGGGCTGCAGCGGATCGTAATATGCGGCTCTTAAATACTCTTCTTAGTACTTCAGAAGCATTCTCCCTATGGCATCGTTACTGCCTAGAATACATCGAACCCATCTACACTCGCATTGGCATTTCAACACGTCCTGAGGAATCATTATTGCAACGTATGACACGAGAAATTGTTGTTTCATGGGCTTGCAAAGCAGGATCACAACATTGTTTAAACAACATGGTGTCGATGTTCACAGCGATTGTCGAAAATGTAACAGCCGATGTTGATCCTGACATGAGAGAAACAATACTTTGCAATGGTCTTCGTAACGCGTCGGACTATGCTTTCGATGTAGTTTGGGAACGCATGCAAGCTTCAAAAGATCAAGCTTATCGTTCTGAACTCATCCGAGCTTTAAGCTGTTCACAAAACGAAGCTGTCCTAATGCGATTCCTTCATACtacaattgaaataaatagaattaattatttcacgCATGAGCGTGAAAGAGTTCTGTCCTCGGTTTTTAGCAGCGGATTAATAGGCATGGACATTTCCATCACATTTTTCGAAGCCAATATGGACGAAATTAACTACCT TTACAATAAGGGAAACTTTGGTGGTAGAGCTATCAGTCAAGCAgtgaaaaaaatggcaaaactaaTAGTCAACGAAAACATGTTCTTGCGGTTGCAAATACTCatggaaaaacttttgaaGAAAGAGTATTTACGAAATGCAGATTTGTTACAATGCCTTGAACTGGCTAGTGACAATCTTGAATGGATACAGACTAAAGGAATGGAAATTCAACGTTGGTTGGAAGAACGATACTTTATACCCACAGCACCGAGCACCTTATACTTTTCTACGGCTGAAACAACTTCCATCACTCACGTTATCGAAAACAGGACCACGATAAGCACTGTAATAAGTGCTAATACATCTTCTGCTTCTACTATTGTTACAGACACATCAATCAGAAGTTACGTTGTTACCAGCGATCTATCTTTTTCTTTGACAGTATCAACAGAAAAGGATAAAAATAGTGATCAAAATAATGTCGCTAGTGTCAGTAATTCAATTTTGCTTATAGTATGCTTAGGTGTTATAAACATGTTTGTATAA